In Labrus mixtus chromosome 13, fLabMix1.1, whole genome shotgun sequence, a single genomic region encodes these proteins:
- the sec22a gene encoding vesicle-trafficking protein SEC22a, with the protein MSMVLFASVVRVGDGLPLSASTDYEQDKELQETKKNLKGLSKKLGQFPDRCTLKTGPYNVNFTSALGVGYLMVCTANYPNVLAFCFLDELQKEFIVTYDTKRISSAVRPYSFIEFDTFIQKTKQRYNSPRSLSTRINLADMQTEIKLRPPYQLSHEDLRAINGFSMHTPSKYKGIAPTQMLEPVTLSGIVSCVLSVLCGGLNLLRGVHAIESILQNDDEDFNYVIAFFLGTAACLYQCYLFAYFSIWRDSKSFLAFALICLSNMYLYELRNMWQILFHVSVGAFMTLQIRLRQPLGKAPDYNV; encoded by the exons ATGTCGATGGTGTTGTTTGCCTCCGTGGTCCGGGTCGGAGACGGCCTGCCGCTCTCCGCATCGACTGACTATGAGCAGGacaaagagctgcaggaaaCCAAGAAGAACCTGAAAGGTCTCTCCAAGAAACTCGGCCAGTTTCCCGACCGCTGCACACTGAAGACTGGACCATATAATGTCAA tttTACTAGCGCTCTGGGTGTTGGATACTTGATGGTGTGCACCGCAAACTACCCCAATGTGCTGGCCTTCTGCTTCCTGGACGAGCTGCAGAAGGAGTTTATCGTCACCTATGACACCAAACGAATCAGCAGTGCCGTGCGGCCGTACTCCTTTATTGAATTTG ACACCTTCATCCAGAAAACCAAACAGCGCTACAACAGCCCGCGCTCCCTGTCCACCAGGATCAACCTGGCTGACATGCAGACAGAGATCAAGCTGCGGCCGCCCTACCAGCTCTCCCATGAGGACCTGCGGGCCATCAACGGATTCTCAATGCACACGCCCTCTAAATACAAAGGCATag CTCCCACTCAGATGTTGGAGCCGGTGACTCTTTCAGGCATCGTGTCCTGTGTGCTCAGCGTCCTCTGTGGAGGCCTGAACCTGCTGAGAGGCGTCCATGCCATAGAGAGCATATTACAG aatGACGATGAAGACTTTAATTATGTGATTGCCTTCTTCCTCGGCACAGCAGCCTGTCTGTATCAG TGCTACCTGTTTGCCTACTTCTCCATCTGGAGAGACAGCAAGTCCTTCCTGGCGTTTGCACTCATCTGCCTGTCCAACATGTATCTGTATGAACTGAGAAACATGTGGCAGATCCTCTTCCATGTGTCCGTGGGGGCCTTCATGACTCTGCAGATCAGACTGAGACAACCGCTGGGGAAAGCGCCGGACTACAACGTCTGA